DNA from Sorangium aterium:
CCACACATTGATGATGTGGAGCTAGGCGGGCGATGGAATCTAGTACAAAAAAGGTCTATCTAGAGCGGGCCGATGCGACGGGGAATGTTGTCGTGACCGAGCTCATCGCAGGTGAGAGCCTCATCGTCCGAGTGGCTGAGACCTGGTTCCACCCTCAGGGCGGTGGTCAAAAGTCCGATCGAGGGACCATCGGTCCGGCTCGCGTGCTGCATGTGGCTCACAATGGCGGCATGGTGGACCACTTCGTGGACTCGCTCGCGGGCCTGTCCGTCGGAGGAACCTACGGTTTCGCAGTCGACTCCGCCTGGCGAACGCTGAATTCTGTCTACCATTCGTCCGGGCACCTGATCGCCGGGGTGCTGGAGAGCCTTCAGCATGGATTGACCGCCGTGGCCGGTCATCAGTGGCCAGGAGAAGCGCGCGTCGAGTTCGAGGGGCCGGCGGAAGCTTCCGGCTTTGATGGGCTTGCTACAGAGCTGTCGACACGCTTGAGAGAGCTCCTCTCAAAATCCATCGAGGTCAAGGTGACGGGTGACCCGTACAGCTCGCGAGAGATCCAGATAGGGGACTTCCCTCCGATACCTTGCGGCGGAACCCACGTGCGAGCTCTGTCCGAGATCTCCGTTATACGAGTCCTGAGCATCAAGAGGAAAGGGAACCGTGTTCGCGTGGCTTACGACGCGCTACCTCCCTGATCCCTGAATATGAGCCGCTCGACGGACCGAAGCTTGCGGCGAGGGGTCGTGAAGCTGTCGTGCCCTGATGGCGCCCAGCAGCTCCGTCTGGTGGCCGGTGACGTCGTATTTTGGATCGATGGACTCGAGCACCGCTTCAAGAGCGTGCTGCACAGCGAGCTCATCCAGTTCATCGCGAGCCTCCACCCTGAAACCGCCTCGCTGGAGGCGATCTTCGCTCATTTTCGGGCGGTCTATCCCGTCGGATCTCCAGCGAGCCTCGAACGAACGATTCATAAGATCGTGCATGGGGCTCGGCAGGATCTGCTGCGCGCTGGCCTGGCGCTGCAGGTGATCCGAAATGTTCGCGGACTCGGCTATCGCCTCGCTGACGGATGGAGAAGAGAGGACGAAATTGACGGTGAGCACCTGTTTCGCGCCGAGATCGAAGAGCTGCGTGCGCTGGCCAACCGTTGTATTGCCTACGTGGACTCCAGGCCCATCGTCGAGAACGCGGCGGAGCTCTTCTACCTGGACGCTGAGCGCCACGTCGTGCAAGAGAATTTTTCCCATTTGTACTCGATTGGAGCTCAGATGTTGCTCGGCCTGGCCGAGCCGGCGTTCGTGCCTGATATCCTCGACATCAAGCGCGAGCTGTCTGTGCTCATGAGCTACGTGGTGTTCTGGCGGGTAGGGCACCGGATCACCGAGGAAGCCTGGCGCCTTGACTATCGGCGAGAAATTGCGAAGTGTATCGAGGATGTTGAGATGAGGATCCGAAAGATCGAACGGTTCCTCACGTCGTCGCGCCCACCCGGATAGCCAGCGCGATCAGTAGAAGCCCCATGAGGCGATTGAAGCCGAGCTCGTGCTCAAAGAAGAATCGTCGGGCCCGCGGCCGGGAGAGCGCCTGAGCGACGAAGGAGAACCAGCCGAGGAGCGTCAGGATCATCGCAGCAACGAAGCCTGCGCGGACAGGCATGGGCAGCGCCTCTCGGAGCACCAGGGCGAAGAAGCTGACCCAGAACAGGATCGCCTTCGCGTTGAGCACATTGACCAGGAAGCCTTCGAGCAGCGGGGAGCGAAGCGCGCTCCCCTTGCCGCGATAAGGCGATTCCTGATGCGGATCAGAAGGCGGTGCGGTCCTCTTGGAGAGCAGGAGGCGGATCCCCAGGTACCCT
Protein-coding regions in this window:
- a CDS encoding alanyl-tRNA editing protein → MESSTKKVYLERADATGNVVVTELIAGESLIVRVAETWFHPQGGGQKSDRGTIGPARVLHVAHNGGMVDHFVDSLAGLSVGGTYGFAVDSAWRTLNSVYHSSGHLIAGVLESLQHGLTAVAGHQWPGEARVEFEGPAEASGFDGLATELSTRLRELLSKSIEVKVTGDPYSSREIQIGDFPPIPCGGTHVRALSEISVIRVLSIKRKGNRVRVAYDALPP
- a CDS encoding LysE family translocator translates to MFAPLVHAYGIFLMALVSPGPDFAITVKNSLTRGRRAGLLCAAGVTLANSLHILVANLGVGAVIAGSPHVYSALVWVAAVYLGYLGIRLLLSKRTAPPSDPHQESPYRGKGSALRSPLLEGFLVNVLNAKAILFWVSFFALVLREALPMPVRAGFVAAMILTLLGWFSFVAQALSRPRARRFFFEHELGFNRLMGLLLIALAIRVGATT